In Pseudomonas alcaliphila JAB1, a single window of DNA contains:
- a CDS encoding methyl-accepting chemotaxis protein, producing the protein MSATAFFDRLLCAIGLRTLNQQFLFSYALMFLLAVVASLALYLSMSVSPETINVAGAQRMLSQKMTKEALLQREGVLPAATLEATMAQFDAAHRDLLSGNAARNISAIAEPSVQAQMNKVGGLWQGFRTQLQRVVAGDAAVDLKALEQQSVELLREMNQAVGLMAAHAEGSQRRQMWLAFGCVLGILALVVLGRQFGLRPLMHNLNAVEGALTRVGSGDFTRSLDGRQGDNEIGRIFAGYNRMQEQVRGLLAEVKRSGEHTGEHVGNVVGAAQSAGDGVRRQYEDLDQVATAMNEMSATVAEVARHAAHAAESARSADDCAQSGQQVVQRSAAQIAELVEQLQRSGEQIQRLEVETGGVGKVLEVITGIAEQTNLLALNAAIEAARAGEAGRGFAVVADEVRTLASRTQQSTGEIQAIIQRLQGGARDAVLAMQRSAALADGNLQHIRQASEALETIVGAVDGINALNAQIATAAEQQSQVAQEIDQRVTHISSLAERSQGETESVVQVSAQIQGEVQQLNSQLGRFRT; encoded by the coding sequence ATGTCCGCCACTGCCTTTTTCGACCGCTTGCTCTGTGCCATCGGCCTGCGCACGCTGAATCAGCAATTTCTGTTTTCCTATGCGCTGATGTTTCTGCTCGCGGTGGTCGCCTCGCTGGCACTGTACCTGAGCATGTCGGTATCGCCGGAGACCATCAATGTTGCTGGCGCGCAGCGCATGCTCAGCCAGAAGATGACCAAGGAGGCGTTGTTGCAGCGTGAAGGCGTCCTGCCTGCAGCGACGCTGGAAGCCACCATGGCGCAGTTCGACGCCGCCCATCGCGACCTGCTGAGTGGCAACGCGGCGCGCAATATCAGTGCCATCGCCGAGCCCAGCGTCCAGGCGCAGATGAACAAGGTCGGTGGTCTCTGGCAGGGCTTTCGTACGCAGCTGCAGCGTGTGGTTGCGGGCGATGCGGCAGTCGACCTCAAGGCCCTGGAGCAGCAGTCGGTCGAGCTGCTGCGCGAGATGAACCAGGCCGTCGGCTTGATGGCCGCGCACGCTGAAGGCAGCCAGCGCCGCCAGATGTGGCTGGCGTTCGGTTGCGTGTTGGGCATTCTGGCGCTGGTGGTGCTGGGCCGCCAGTTCGGCCTGCGCCCGCTGATGCACAACCTCAATGCGGTGGAGGGGGCGCTGACCCGGGTCGGCTCCGGCGACTTCACGCGTAGCCTGGACGGTCGTCAGGGTGACAACGAGATCGGCCGCATCTTCGCCGGCTACAACCGCATGCAGGAGCAGGTGCGTGGCTTGCTGGCGGAGGTCAAGCGCAGCGGCGAGCATACCGGCGAGCATGTCGGCAATGTGGTCGGCGCCGCCCAGTCGGCGGGCGATGGTGTGCGGCGCCAGTACGAGGATCTCGATCAGGTCGCCACCGCGATGAACGAGATGAGCGCCACCGTGGCGGAGGTGGCGCGTCACGCTGCCCATGCAGCCGAGTCGGCACGCAGTGCCGATGATTGTGCGCAGAGCGGCCAGCAGGTGGTGCAGCGTAGTGCGGCGCAGATCGCCGAACTGGTGGAACAGCTGCAGCGCAGTGGCGAGCAGATACAGCGCCTGGAGGTCGAAACCGGTGGTGTCGGCAAGGTGCTCGAAGTGATCACCGGCATCGCCGAGCAGACCAATCTGCTGGCGCTCAACGCGGCCATCGAGGCCGCACGCGCCGGTGAGGCAGGGCGTGGCTTCGCCGTGGTCGCCGACGAGGTGCGCACCCTGGCCAGTCGCACCCAGCAATCGACTGGTGAAATCCAGGCGATCATCCAGCGTTTACAGGGCGGTGCGCGTGATGCGGTTCTGGCGATGCAGCGCAGCGCGGCCCTGGCCGACGGCAACCTTCAGCACATTCGTCAGGCCAGTGAGGCCCTGGAGACCATCGTCGGGGCGGTGGATGGCATCAATGCCCTGAACGCGCAGATCGCCACGGCCGCAGAACAGCAGAGCCAGGTGGCGCAGGAGATCGACCAGCGGGTAACGCACATCTCCAGCCTGGCCGAGCGCAGCCAGGGCGAGACCGAGAGCGTGGTGCAGGTCAGTGCGCAGATTCAGGGCGAGGTGCAGCAGCTCAACAGCCAACTGGGGCGCTTCCGTACCTGA
- a CDS encoding cytochrome c, whose amino-acid sequence MTLKKLLLLTCVCLTLAACGGVDPNSPLGMRQAAFKEMLKVSEDLGGMLRGRIPYDESAFISGAGELERLSHEPWQHFPEVADDERSKASAEVWQRQEQFQKMARDLEQATAALVQATTAPPLRRSELEPAVQAVEDSCEACHKAFRAY is encoded by the coding sequence ATGACCCTGAAGAAACTCCTGCTGCTCACCTGCGTCTGCCTGACCCTGGCCGCCTGTGGTGGGGTCGACCCCAACTCGCCGTTGGGCATGCGTCAGGCAGCGTTCAAGGAGATGCTCAAGGTCAGCGAAGACCTCGGTGGGATGCTGCGCGGCCGCATTCCCTACGATGAATCGGCTTTCATCAGCGGTGCTGGCGAGCTGGAGCGCCTGTCGCACGAGCCCTGGCAGCATTTCCCCGAGGTGGCGGACGACGAGCGCAGCAAGGCCAGTGCCGAGGTCTGGCAGCGCCAGGAGCAGTTCCAGAAGATGGCGCGTGATCTGGAGCAGGCCACTGCCGCACTGGTACAGGCCACGACCGCACCGCCGCTACGTCGCTCCGAGCTGGAGCCGGCTGTGCAGGCCGTCGAGGACAGTTGCGAGGCGTGCCACAAGGCGTTTCGCGCTTACTGA
- a CDS encoding DUF1090 domain-containing protein — translation MIRQTALLGLLLAANLNATPLLAAEGDSGCAVKRQVLQEKIDAAHKSGNSRELDGLQRALGNVDAHCDDASLHKERLASVKEAREEVQEREMDLREAMAKGDQEKIAKRQAKLAEARAELQQAEAEARADQ, via the coding sequence ATGATCCGTCAAACCGCTTTGCTCGGCCTGCTGCTGGCCGCCAACCTGAACGCCACACCGCTTCTGGCCGCCGAGGGCGATAGCGGCTGCGCCGTCAAACGCCAGGTGCTCCAGGAGAAGATCGACGCAGCGCACAAGAGCGGCAACTCGCGAGAGCTGGATGGACTGCAACGAGCACTGGGCAATGTCGATGCCCATTGTGATGACGCTTCGCTGCACAAGGAGCGCCTGGCCAGCGTCAAGGAAGCCCGGGAGGAAGTGCAGGAGCGCGAGATGGATCTGCGTGAAGCCATGGCCAAGGGCGATCAGGAGAAGATCGCCAAGCGTCAGGCCAAACTGGCCGAGGCACGCGCCGAACTGCAGCAGGCCGAGGCCGAAGCACGCGCCGATCAGTAA
- the ligB gene encoding NAD-dependent DNA ligase LigB — protein sequence MKLALLLLLLPLAAQATPCPDWPASRANSELAALSQQIAEWDDAYHNQGRSLVADEIYDQARERLQSWHRCFPTARTALADPLAGSSGTIAHPVPQTGLRKLNDAAVAEWINTRDDLWIQPKVDGVAVTLVYRDGVLRQAISRGDGRLGQDWTARARQLPAIPARLQQPLDAVLQGELYWRLDGHVQGRDGGVGARGKAAGLMARQTLDQQQASAIGLFVWDWPDGPANMPERLQALQRLGFGDSLHYTQPLQDVKEARSWRQRWFDQPQPFASDGVVLRQGTRPSGARWQAEAPHWAIAWKYPAGQALAVVQAVDFSIGRTGRITPILRLQPVDLDERRISRVALGSLQTWEKLDIRPGDQVAIRLAGLTIPRLDQVIWRSPERAIVHAPDPSRYHAMSCWRLSSECQQQFQARLNWLAGKQGLNLPGVGPGTWSTLLAGQKLEGLLDWLALDSEHLQQLPGIGPRRASQLQQAFAQAQQRSLQQWLQALGAPAGFQLGAEDDWATLVARSHAEWMQQPGMSQNSAERLLAFFSHPEVQRLAAQLQEAGTVGFLPQENSPRG from the coding sequence ATGAAACTCGCCCTGCTGCTATTACTCCTTCCGCTGGCTGCCCAGGCCACCCCCTGCCCCGACTGGCCTGCCAGTCGCGCCAATTCCGAGCTCGCCGCACTCAGTCAGCAGATCGCCGAGTGGGACGACGCCTACCATAACCAGGGCCGCTCGCTGGTGGCTGATGAAATCTATGACCAGGCCCGCGAGCGCCTGCAATCCTGGCATCGGTGCTTTCCGACCGCCCGCACGGCATTGGCAGACCCTCTGGCTGGCAGCAGCGGAACGATCGCGCACCCGGTGCCGCAGACCGGGCTGCGCAAACTGAACGATGCAGCAGTCGCCGAATGGATCAACACCCGCGACGACCTGTGGATTCAGCCCAAGGTCGACGGCGTCGCGGTCACCCTGGTCTACCGAGACGGCGTGCTGCGACAAGCCATCAGCCGTGGCGACGGACGCCTTGGCCAGGACTGGACAGCCCGCGCGCGGCAGCTACCGGCCATTCCCGCACGCCTGCAGCAGCCGCTCGATGCCGTGTTGCAGGGCGAGCTCTACTGGCGCCTGGACGGCCACGTGCAAGGCCGCGACGGTGGGGTTGGCGCCCGCGGCAAAGCGGCAGGCCTGATGGCGCGACAAACGCTCGACCAGCAACAGGCCAGTGCCATCGGCCTGTTCGTCTGGGATTGGCCGGATGGCCCGGCGAACATGCCTGAGCGCCTGCAAGCCCTGCAGAGACTGGGTTTCGGCGACAGCCTGCACTACACCCAGCCCCTGCAGGACGTAAAGGAAGCCCGCAGTTGGCGCCAACGCTGGTTCGATCAGCCACAGCCGTTTGCCAGCGATGGTGTGGTCCTGCGTCAGGGCACGCGGCCATCCGGAGCGCGCTGGCAGGCAGAAGCGCCGCACTGGGCGATTGCCTGGAAATACCCGGCCGGCCAGGCGCTGGCCGTGGTGCAGGCGGTGGATTTCAGCATCGGCCGTACTGGACGTATCACGCCGATCCTGCGTTTGCAGCCGGTCGACCTCGACGAGCGGCGCATCAGTCGGGTCGCTCTCGGCTCGCTGCAAACCTGGGAGAAGCTGGACATACGCCCCGGCGATCAGGTGGCGATACGCCTGGCCGGCCTGACCATTCCACGCCTCGACCAGGTGATCTGGCGCAGCCCGGAGCGTGCAATAGTGCACGCTCCCGATCCCAGTCGATACCACGCCATGAGTTGCTGGCGACTCAGCAGCGAATGTCAGCAACAGTTCCAGGCACGCCTGAACTGGCTCGCCGGCAAACAGGGGCTGAACCTGCCCGGCGTGGGACCGGGCACCTGGAGCACGCTACTGGCGGGGCAGAAACTGGAGGGTCTGCTCGATTGGCTGGCACTCGATAGCGAACACCTGCAACAGCTGCCCGGTATCGGCCCACGGCGCGCCTCGCAGCTGCAGCAGGCCTTCGCCCAGGCCCAGCAGCGCTCACTGCAGCAATGGCTGCAGGCGCTCGGGGCACCAGCCGGTTTCCAGCTCGGCGCGGAAGATGACTGGGCCACGCTAGTGGCTCGCAGCCACGCCGAGTGGATGCAGCAACCCGGCATGAGCCAGAACAGCGCCGAGCGCCTGTTGGCGTTCTTCAGCCACCCGGAGGTTCAGCGCCTGGCCGCGCAACTGCAGGAGGCCGGCACCGTCGGTTTCCTGCCGCAGGAAAATTCACCGCGCGGTTGA
- the metK gene encoding methionine adenosyltransferase, which yields MSEYSLFTSESVSEGHPDKIADQISDAVLDAIIAQDKHARVAVETLVKTGVAIVAGEVTTSAWVDLEQIVRDVICDIGYTSSDVGFDGATCGVLNIIGKQSPDINQGVDRAKPEDQGAGDQGLMFGYASNETDVLMPAPIRFSHALVERQAEARKSGLLTWLRPDAKSQVTCQYENGKVVGIDAVVLSTQHSPDVSLPDLREAVMELIIKHTLPAELLHKDTQFHINPTGNFVIGGPVGDCGLTGRKIIVDSYGGMARHGGGAFSGKDPSKVDRSAAYAGRYVAKNIVAAGLAERCEIQVSYAIGVAQPTSISINTFGTHKIAEDKIIKLVRDVFDLRPYAITKMLDLLHPMYQDTAAYGHFGRTPQSKTVGEDSFTTFTWERTDKAADLRAAAGL from the coding sequence ATGAGCGAATATTCCCTGTTTACCTCCGAGTCCGTGTCCGAAGGGCATCCGGACAAGATCGCCGACCAGATCTCCGATGCGGTGCTCGACGCCATCATCGCCCAAGACAAGCACGCCCGCGTGGCCGTGGAAACCCTGGTCAAGACCGGTGTGGCCATCGTCGCCGGTGAAGTCACCACCAGCGCCTGGGTCGATCTGGAGCAGATCGTCCGCGACGTCATCTGCGATATCGGCTACACCAGCAGTGACGTCGGCTTCGACGGCGCCACCTGCGGCGTGCTCAACATCATCGGCAAGCAGTCCCCGGACATCAACCAGGGCGTCGACCGTGCCAAGCCGGAAGATCAGGGTGCCGGCGACCAGGGCCTGATGTTCGGCTACGCCAGCAACGAAACCGACGTGCTGATGCCGGCACCGATCCGCTTCTCCCACGCCCTGGTCGAGCGCCAGGCCGAAGCCCGCAAGTCCGGTCTGCTGACCTGGCTGCGCCCGGACGCCAAGTCCCAGGTCACCTGCCAGTACGAGAACGGCAAAGTGGTCGGCATCGACGCCGTGGTGCTGTCCACCCAGCACAGCCCGGACGTCTCGCTGCCCGACCTGCGTGAAGCGGTGATGGAGCTGATCATCAAGCACACCCTGCCGGCCGAACTCCTGCACAAGGACACCCAGTTCCACATCAACCCGACCGGCAACTTCGTAATCGGCGGCCCGGTGGGCGACTGCGGCCTGACCGGGCGCAAGATCATCGTCGACTCCTACGGCGGCATGGCCCGCCACGGTGGCGGTGCGTTCTCCGGCAAGGACCCGTCCAAGGTCGACCGCAGCGCTGCCTACGCTGGCCGCTACGTGGCCAAGAACATCGTCGCCGCCGGCCTGGCCGAGCGCTGCGAGATCCAGGTGTCCTACGCCATCGGCGTGGCCCAGCCGACCTCGATTTCGATCAACACCTTCGGCACCCACAAGATCGCCGAAGACAAGATCATCAAACTGGTGCGTGACGTGTTCGACCTGCGTCCGTACGCCATCACCAAGATGCTCGACCTGCTGCATCCGATGTATCAGGACACCGCTGCCTACGGCCACTTCGGCCGCACGCCGCAATCCAAGACCGTCGGCGAAGACAGCTTCACCACCTTCACCTGGGAGCGCACCGACAAGGCCGCCGATCTGCGCGCCGCCGCTGGCCTGTAA
- a CDS encoding metalloregulator ArsR/SmtB family transcription factor has translation MTLRAPQLDFDPCDELAALCKAGGDPLRLNVLRVLSNDSFGVLELAQIFAIGQSGMSHHLKVLAQAGLVATRREGNAIFYRRALPGGRLHAALLEEIDALPLAGEVQARIAAVHQQRATVSRDFFARMATSFQAQQDLIAGLPQYRDSLLALLDALHFAPGATALEIGPGDGAFLPELARRFAQVTALDNSPAMLELASQRCTAEGLDNVELKLADALQDEQRPADCVVLNMVLHHFATPAEAFRKLAALVAPGGSLLLSELCSHDQSWAREACGDLWLGFEQEDLARWATAAGLTPGESLYIGLKNGFQIQLRHFAKPDAHSAFSLRQERNR, from the coding sequence ATGACCCTGCGCGCACCCCAGTTGGATTTCGACCCCTGCGACGAGCTCGCCGCCCTGTGCAAGGCCGGCGGTGATCCGCTGCGCCTGAACGTGCTGCGCGTGCTGAGCAACGATTCGTTCGGCGTGCTGGAACTGGCGCAGATCTTCGCCATCGGCCAGTCGGGCATGAGCCATCACCTCAAGGTCCTGGCCCAGGCCGGCCTGGTGGCCACCCGCCGCGAAGGCAACGCGATCTTCTACCGCCGTGCGCTACCGGGCGGCCGCCTGCATGCGGCGCTGCTGGAAGAGATCGACGCACTGCCGCTGGCGGGCGAGGTGCAGGCGCGCATCGCCGCCGTGCACCAGCAACGCGCCACCGTCAGCCGCGACTTCTTCGCGCGCATGGCCACCAGCTTCCAGGCCCAGCAGGATCTGATCGCCGGTTTACCGCAGTACCGCGACAGCCTGCTGGCCCTGCTCGACGCCCTGCATTTCGCGCCGGGCGCCACGGCATTGGAGATCGGTCCTGGTGATGGTGCCTTCCTGCCCGAACTGGCGCGGCGCTTCGCCCAGGTCACGGCCCTGGACAACAGCCCGGCGATGCTCGAACTGGCCAGCCAACGCTGCACCGCCGAGGGCCTGGACAACGTCGAGCTGAAACTGGCCGATGCGCTGCAGGACGAGCAACGGCCCGCTGACTGCGTGGTGCTGAACATGGTGCTGCACCACTTCGCCACGCCGGCCGAAGCCTTTCGCAAGCTGGCCGCCTTGGTCGCCCCCGGCGGCAGCCTGCTGCTCAGCGAGCTGTGCAGCCACGACCAGAGCTGGGCGCGCGAAGCCTGCGGCGACCTGTGGCTCGGTTTTGAGCAAGAAGACCTGGCGCGCTGGGCGACGGCCGCCGGCCTGACGCCCGGCGAAAGCCTCTACATCGGCCTGAAAAACGGCTTTCAGATTCAGTTACGGCACTTTGCCAAACCCGATGCGCACAGCGCCTTCAGCCTCCGGCAAGAAAGGAACCGATAG
- a CDS encoding LysR family transcriptional regulator has product MNLHHLKVFLAVADAGSISAGAERLHISQPAVTREIRDLEASLDLRLFDRQPRGVRLTEGGLRLHDYARRIFALERAAERDLRDFAQLEQGELHLGASATLGAYLLPPLLTRFRALHPQIFVSLEVSNTDVVTRQLDEGRISLGFVEGSFAQADYAHRLLARDALLPVASPLHLLARADRLRASDLQAYPLYMREPGSGARASIEQAYRDHGLEPQAGMAIGSTEALKRLLADGQGIAWLSQRVVERELASGELQRLAVQDLQIERELHVLWRLGTSLSPAPAAFLQLSQTPG; this is encoded by the coding sequence ATGAATCTGCACCATCTCAAGGTCTTTCTGGCCGTGGCAGACGCCGGCAGCATCAGCGCCGGCGCCGAACGCCTGCACATCAGCCAGCCGGCCGTGACGCGGGAGATTCGCGACCTCGAAGCCAGCCTCGACCTGCGCCTGTTCGATCGCCAGCCACGCGGCGTGCGACTGACCGAAGGCGGCCTGCGCCTGCATGACTATGCGCGACGCATCTTCGCCCTGGAGCGCGCCGCCGAACGCGACCTGCGTGACTTCGCCCAGCTGGAGCAGGGCGAGTTGCATCTGGGCGCCAGCGCCACGCTCGGCGCCTACCTGCTGCCGCCACTGCTTACCCGTTTTCGCGCTCTGCATCCGCAGATATTCGTCAGCCTGGAAGTAAGCAACACCGACGTCGTGACCCGACAACTGGACGAAGGCCGCATCAGCCTGGGCTTCGTCGAAGGCTCGTTCGCCCAGGCCGACTACGCGCATCGCCTGCTGGCGCGCGATGCCCTGCTTCCGGTGGCATCGCCGCTGCACCTGCTGGCCAGGGCCGATCGCCTGCGAGCCAGCGACCTGCAGGCGTACCCGCTGTACATGCGCGAACCCGGCTCCGGCGCCCGCGCCAGCATCGAGCAGGCCTATCGCGACCACGGATTGGAGCCACAGGCCGGCATGGCCATCGGCAGCACCGAAGCGCTCAAACGCCTGCTCGCCGACGGCCAAGGCATCGCCTGGCTGTCGCAGCGGGTGGTCGAACGTGAACTGGCCAGCGGCGAACTGCAGCGCTTGGCAGTGCAGGACCTGCAGATCGAGCGTGAACTGCATGTGCTGTGGCGACTCGGCACCAGCCTGAGCCCGGCTCCCGCCGCTTTTCTGCAACTGAGCCAGACGCCAGGCTAG
- a CDS encoding TDT family transporter, translating to MPRPFSRLPEPLAFIRHFTPSWFAMTMGTGVLALVIAHLPWHLPGLSMLAEGLWFVAVGLFALFSLLFLLRLALFRETIWPMLLHPVQSMFLGAIPMGLAVLIKGLLLFGVPRWGEGIYALAHALWWLDAALALLGALLVPYLMFTRQHHALEKLTAVWLLPIVAPEVAASTAGALAPHLAAEAAQQLLVAGFVLWGLSLSLAFSLITLVLLRLALHKLPDTDFAATSWLPLGPLATGCLGLLSMGQAAPLAFAGTPLVSAAELARDLGLIGGLALWGAGLWWLVIATLFTRHYIRDNMPFNLGWWGFTFPLGVFALATFELQAVTGLSLFAFIGLLLAVQLAAVWTLVFSRTLAGVWHGELFQAPCLGGPGSPAVSVLSEQAG from the coding sequence ATGCCACGCCCCTTCAGTCGTTTACCCGAGCCGCTCGCCTTTATCCGTCACTTCACGCCCAGCTGGTTTGCCATGACCATGGGCACCGGTGTGCTGGCGCTGGTGATCGCTCATCTGCCCTGGCATCTGCCGGGTTTGTCGATGCTTGCCGAGGGGTTGTGGTTTGTCGCGGTCGGTCTGTTCGCGCTGTTCAGCCTGCTGTTTCTGCTGCGCCTGGCGCTGTTTCGCGAAACCATCTGGCCGATGTTGCTGCATCCGGTGCAGTCGATGTTTCTCGGTGCCATTCCCATGGGCCTGGCGGTGCTGATCAAGGGCTTGCTGCTGTTCGGCGTGCCGCGCTGGGGCGAGGGGATTTACGCGCTGGCCCATGCGCTGTGGTGGCTGGATGCGGCGCTGGCGCTGCTCGGCGCCTTGTTGGTGCCTTATCTGATGTTCACCCGCCAGCATCATGCGCTGGAGAAGCTCACCGCGGTGTGGCTGCTACCTATCGTCGCACCGGAGGTCGCCGCCAGCACGGCAGGGGCGCTGGCGCCGCATCTGGCGGCCGAGGCGGCGCAACAGTTGCTGGTCGCCGGTTTCGTGCTCTGGGGATTGTCGCTGTCGCTGGCGTTCTCGCTGATCACTCTGGTGTTGCTGCGCCTGGCCCTGCACAAATTGCCGGATACCGATTTTGCTGCCACCAGCTGGCTGCCGCTGGGGCCGCTGGCTACCGGCTGTCTGGGCTTGCTCAGCATGGGCCAGGCGGCACCGCTGGCTTTTGCCGGTACGCCGCTGGTCAGCGCCGCCGAGCTGGCGCGGGATCTCGGTCTGATCGGCGGCCTGGCCTTATGGGGCGCTGGGCTGTGGTGGCTGGTGATCGCCACGCTGTTCACCCGTCACTACATCCGCGACAACATGCCGTTCAACCTCGGCTGGTGGGGTTTTACCTTTCCGCTGGGCGTATTCGCCCTGGCCACCTTTGAACTGCAGGCCGTGACCGGTTTGAGCCTGTTCGCCTTCATCGGTCTGCTGCTGGCGGTGCAACTGGCGGCGGTCTGGACGCTGGTGTTCAGTCGCACGCTCGCCGGCGTCTGGCATGGCGAGTTGTTTCAGGCACCTTGTCTGGGCGGACCGGGCAGCCCGGCGGTGAGCGTTCTGAGCGAGCAGGCGGGCTGA
- the tkt gene encoding transketolase — protein MPSRRERANAIRALSMDAVQKANSGHPGAPMGMADIAEVLWRDYLKHNPSNPNFADRDRFVLSNGHGSMLIYSLLHLTGYDLGIEDLKQFRQLHSRTPGHPEYGYTPGVETTTGPLGQGIANAVGFAIAEKVLGAQFNREGHEIVDHNTYVFLGDGCMMEGISHEVCSLAGTLGLGKLIAFYDDNGISIDGEVEGWFTDDTPKRFEAYGWQVIRNVDGHDAEEIKMAIETARKSVDQPTLICCKTTIGFGSPNKQGKEECHGAPLGNDEIALTRAALGWNHGPFEIPAEIYAEWDAKAAGAAAEAAWNDKFSAYAAAHPELAAEFKRRIAGELPADFAEKAAAYIKDVAEKGETIASRKASQNALNAFGPLLPEFLGGSADLAGSNLTLWKGCKGVSAEDASGNYMFYGVREFGMSAIMNGIALHGGFVPYGATFLIFMEYARNAVRMSALMKKRVLYVFTHDSIGLGEDGPTHQPIEQLASLRGTPNLDTWRPADAVESAVAWKYAIERADGPSALVFSRQNLPHQPRDAQQLADVARGGYVLKDSAGEPELILIATGSEVGLAVAAYDKLTAAGRKVRVVSMPSTSVFDAQDAGYKQDVLPLQVGARIAIEASHADYWYKYVGLEGRIIGMTSFGESAPAPALFEHFGFTVDNIVATAEELLDA, from the coding sequence ATGCCCAGCCGTCGTGAGCGAGCCAATGCCATTCGTGCCCTGAGCATGGATGCCGTGCAGAAAGCCAACAGCGGCCACCCCGGTGCCCCCATGGGTATGGCGGACATCGCCGAAGTGCTGTGGCGCGACTACCTCAAGCACAACCCGAGCAACCCGAACTTCGCCGATCGTGACCGCTTCGTGCTGTCCAACGGTCATGGCTCGATGCTGATCTATTCGCTGCTGCACCTGACTGGTTACGACCTCGGCATCGAAGACCTCAAGCAGTTCCGCCAGCTGCACAGCCGTACCCCGGGCCACCCGGAATACGGTTACACCCCGGGTGTCGAGACCACCACCGGCCCGCTCGGCCAGGGCATCGCCAACGCCGTCGGCTTCGCCATCGCCGAGAAGGTGCTGGGCGCGCAGTTCAACCGTGAAGGCCACGAGATCGTCGACCACAACACCTACGTGTTCCTCGGCGACGGCTGCATGATGGAAGGCATTTCCCACGAAGTCTGCTCGCTGGCCGGCACCCTGGGCCTGGGCAAACTGATCGCCTTCTACGACGACAACGGCATCTCCATCGACGGTGAAGTCGAGGGCTGGTTTACCGATGACACGCCGAAGCGCTTCGAAGCCTACGGCTGGCAGGTGATTCGCAATGTCGACGGCCACGACGCCGAAGAGATCAAGATGGCCATCGAGACCGCGCGCAAGAGCGTGGACCAACCGACCCTGATCTGCTGCAAGACCACCATCGGCTTCGGTTCGCCGAACAAGCAGGGCAAGGAAGAGTGCCACGGTGCGCCGCTGGGCAACGACGAAATCGCCCTGACCCGCGCCGCGCTGGGCTGGAATCATGGCCCGTTCGAAATCCCGGCCGAGATCTACGCCGAGTGGGACGCCAAGGCCGCCGGCGCTGCCGCCGAAGCCGCCTGGAACGACAAGTTCTCCGCCTACGCCGCTGCCCATCCCGAGCTGGCTGCCGAGTTCAAGCGCCGTATTGCCGGTGAGCTGCCGGCCGATTTCGCCGAGAAGGCCGCTGCCTATATCAAGGACGTCGCCGAGAAGGGCGAGACCATCGCCAGCCGTAAGGCCAGCCAAAACGCGCTGAATGCCTTCGGTCCGCTGCTGCCGGAGTTCCTTGGCGGTTCGGCCGACCTGGCCGGCTCCAACCTGACCCTGTGGAAGGGCTGCAAGGGCGTCTCCGCTGAAGACGCGTCCGGCAACTACATGTTCTACGGCGTGCGCGAGTTCGGCATGAGCGCGATCATGAACGGCATCGCCCTGCACGGCGGTTTCGTGCCGTACGGCGCCACCTTCCTGATCTTCATGGAATACGCGCGCAACGCCGTGCGCATGTCCGCGCTGATGAAGAAGCGCGTGCTGTACGTGTTCACCCACGACTCCATCGGCCTCGGCGAAGACGGCCCGACCCACCAGCCGATCGAGCAGCTGGCCAGCCTGCGTGGTACGCCGAACCTCGACACCTGGCGCCCGGCCGATGCCGTGGAGTCCGCCGTGGCCTGGAAGTACGCCATCGAGCGCGCCGACGGCCCGAGCGCCCTGGTGTTCAGCCGTCAGAACCTGCCGCACCAACCGCGCGATGCCCAGCAACTGGCTGATGTCGCGCGCGGTGGCTACGTGCTCAAGGACAGCGCTGGCGAGCCGGAGTTGATCCTGATCGCCACCGGTTCGGAAGTCGGCCTGGCCGTGGCTGCCTACGACAAACTGACCGCCGCCGGGCGCAAGGTGCGCGTGGTGTCGATGCCGTCCACCAGCGTGTTCGACGCTCAGGACGCCGGCTACAAGCAGGACGTGCTGCCGCTGCAGGTCGGTGCGCGCATCGCCATCGAGGCCTCGCACGCCGACTACTGGTACAAGTACGTGGGCCTGGAAGGTCGCATCATCGGGATGACCAGCTTCGGCGAGTCGGCCCCGGCGCCGGCCCTGTTCGAGCACTTCGGCTTCACCGTCGACAACATCGTCGCCACTGCCGAAGAACTGCTGGACGCCTGA